A genomic segment from Tolypothrix sp. NIES-4075 encodes:
- a CDS encoding DUF1579 family protein, giving the protein MMEPDQPPVKSTGTETVRCLGHSESCSLARFWVLAEGQGEMPDCGSVTMLMTL; this is encoded by the coding sequence ATGATGGAACCCGATCAACCTCCCGTAAAATCAACGGGAACAGAGACTGTGCGTTGCCTTGGGCACAGCGAAAGCTGCTCACTGGCTAGATTTTGGGTATTGGCGGAAGGGCAGGGCGAAATGCCTGACTGTGGTTCTGTAACAATGCTGATGACCCTGTAG
- a CDS encoding RNA-guided endonuclease InsQ/TnpB family protein gives MQTISVKCKLQVPVELCSEIDRTLQGFADACNQILEVAKREKCWNTTKLHHLVYKPVRASTGIKANHVCQAIRRVISNAKAVKQVHKFRPTSLSLDIRTFQYLEELQTVGVTLMCGRVKFKLLIGNYQLALLKGQAPTAATLNKTKHGDYYINICVDLPTNPTGKTPKVIGVDLGRRDIATTSNGDSWSGKQIQNTRDRYSKVRANVQGKRTRSSRKLLRRLSGREQRFQKWLNHNISKQLVQNALARNCALAFEDLTNIRQSLNQQPRSKTERRRTNNWAFYQLRIFVDYKANIAGVPVVFVTPAYTSQTCSRCHHVHPVKGKSYRSKKSFKCGHCGFEHDADINAALNIAALGVSVNNPEVPGIACLLEGQLSLFPTGGTFRDKAYSAFGKDKSV, from the coding sequence ATGCAAACAATATCGGTAAAATGCAAGCTTCAAGTTCCTGTAGAGTTATGCTCTGAAATAGACCGCACCTTGCAGGGATTTGCTGATGCTTGCAATCAGATATTGGAGGTTGCAAAGCGTGAAAAATGCTGGAATACTACCAAGCTTCACCACTTGGTTTATAAGCCAGTACGCGCATCTACAGGCATTAAGGCAAACCATGTCTGCCAAGCGATTCGCCGTGTGATTAGTAACGCCAAGGCAGTTAAACAAGTCCACAAATTTAGACCAACATCTTTGAGCTTGGATATTCGGACTTTTCAGTACTTGGAAGAACTGCAAACTGTGGGCGTTACCTTGATGTGTGGTCGAGTTAAGTTCAAGTTGTTGATTGGTAATTACCAGTTGGCACTGCTGAAAGGACAAGCCCCGACAGCGGCAACACTGAATAAAACCAAGCACGGGGACTACTACATCAATATCTGTGTTGATTTGCCCACCAACCCCACAGGCAAAACGCCTAAAGTAATTGGGGTAGACTTGGGACGGCGCGACATAGCGACCACTTCCAACGGAGACTCTTGGAGTGGCAAACAGATTCAAAACACTCGTGACCGGTACAGTAAGGTCAGAGCTAATGTTCAAGGCAAACGCACGCGCAGTTCCAGGAAATTGCTGCGAAGGCTCTCCGGCAGAGAACAAAGGTTCCAAAAGTGGTTGAATCACAATATCTCGAAGCAACTTGTTCAAAATGCGCTCGCAAGGAATTGTGCTTTGGCTTTTGAAGACTTGACCAATATCAGGCAATCGCTCAACCAGCAACCTAGAAGCAAGACTGAACGCCGTAGAACTAATAATTGGGCTTTTTACCAATTGCGGATATTTGTTGATTACAAAGCAAATATTGCTGGTGTTCCGGTTGTTTTTGTTACACCTGCTTACACCAGTCAGACTTGTTCGCGGTGTCACCACGTACACCCCGTTAAAGGTAAGTCCTATCGTTCTAAAAAGTCTTTCAAATGTGGGCATTGTGGTTTTGAGCATGATGCTGATATTAACGCCGCGCTAAACATTGCAGCTTTGGGGGTTTCGGTAAACAACCCTGAAGTTCCAGGGATTGCTTGCTTGTTGGAGGGACAACTTAGCTTGTTTCCGACTGGTGGGACTTTCCGGGACAAAGCCTACTCCGCATTTGGGAAGGACAAATCGGTGTAG
- a CDS encoding VOC family protein has translation MQLNSYLMFNGNCEAAFKFYEQCLGGKMTMMMTHKEAPSVENVSPEWQDKIMHACLELDDRLLMGSDCPPGYFETPQGFYVQISVPQIAEAERLFHALAENGKVKMAIAQTFWSSR, from the coding sequence ATGCAACTCAATTCTTACCTGATGTTCAACGGCAACTGTGAGGCAGCGTTCAAGTTCTATGAACAATGTCTGGGTGGCAAGATGACTATGATGATGACACACAAAGAAGCACCTTCTGTCGAAAATGTCTCACCGGAATGGCAGGACAAAATCATGCACGCTTGCCTTGAACTAGACGATCGCCTCCTGATGGGATCTGACTGCCCACCAGGATACTTTGAAACCCCGCAAGGTTTCTACGTACAAATTAGCGTTCCCCAAATCGCTGAGGCAGAACGGCTTTTTCACGCTCTAGCAGAAAACGGCAAGGTGAAGATGGCGATCGCGCAAACTTTCTGGTCATCGCGGTGA
- a CDS encoding YciI family protein, producing MKVMVFVKATQDSETGVMPSEQLLTEMGQYNEELARAGILLAAEGFHPSSKGVRVHFSGSDRTVTQGPFTPAQELVAGYWLWQVNSMSEAVAWVKRCPNPMPGDSEIEIRPVFEAEDFGEVLTPALREQEDRIRAQLETQQQE from the coding sequence ATGAAAGTCATGGTCTTTGTCAAAGCAACCCAAGACTCCGAAACTGGGGTCATGCCGAGCGAACAGCTTTTAACTGAAATGGGGCAGTACAACGAAGAATTAGCCAGGGCAGGTATCTTGCTCGCCGCTGAGGGGTTTCATCCTAGCTCAAAAGGGGTGCGAGTTCACTTTTCAGGAAGCGATCGCACCGTCACCCAGGGACCTTTCACTCCAGCGCAGGAGCTAGTGGCAGGGTACTGGCTGTGGCAGGTGAACTCAATGTCCGAGGCAGTTGCTTGGGTAAAGCGCTGCCCTAACCCTATGCCAGGAGACTCCGAGATTGAGATTCGTCCCGTATTCGAGGCAGAGGATTTTGGTGAAGTCCTGACACCCGCATTAAGGGAGCAGGAAGACCGCATTCGCGCTCAACTTGAAACGCAGCAGCAAGAGTAA
- a CDS encoding AlbA family DNA-binding domain-containing protein codes for MPKPKEVFDCPENYWEFVTASSDSDFEGQHFDRKEAGRPDQCGNVGNSQIQKVTEQITECISAFANTNLLGGLLVIGISNKGEVKGIKHLTEKKLNNLLNINVILSNQSAQVRLVDCQDDTHSPNIIALIYVPYTKSGICQTIGNSPQAWKRQGFQNILLNYEQLYQLKRDKRILDFEHEFCCSYDPNDLDIGVLQEFRKVYLLDAEYEYSDEQLLYNAGALIKDGNQYAFTNAGFLFFAANPQRLLRSQECPIFIYSFK; via the coding sequence ATGCCCAAACCCAAAGAAGTTTTCGATTGTCCAGAGAACTACTGGGAATTTGTAACAGCTAGCTCAGACTCCGATTTTGAAGGTCAGCACTTCGACCGTAAAGAAGCAGGTCGTCCAGACCAGTGTGGCAATGTTGGCAATAGCCAAATCCAAAAAGTGACCGAACAAATTACAGAATGTATATCTGCATTTGCAAATACAAATTTGTTAGGTGGTCTTTTAGTAATAGGAATTTCAAATAAAGGTGAAGTAAAAGGCATCAAGCACCTGACAGAAAAAAAGTTAAATAACCTGCTCAATATCAATGTTATTCTTTCTAATCAATCGGCTCAAGTCCGATTAGTTGACTGTCAAGATGATACCCATAGCCCCAACATAATTGCTTTAATATATGTTCCCTATACAAAATCTGGAATTTGTCAAACAATAGGCAATTCTCCTCAAGCCTGGAAACGCCAAGGGTTTCAAAATATTCTATTAAACTACGAACAACTTTACCAACTAAAACGAGATAAGAGAATTCTTGATTTTGAGCATGAATTTTGCTGCTCTTACGACCCTAATGACTTAGATATAGGAGTTTTACAAGAGTTTCGCAAAGTTTATTTATTAGATGCTGAATACGAGTACAGCGATGAGCAACTATTGTACAATGCTGGTGCATTAATTAAAGATGGAAATCAGTACGCATTTACAAATGCAGGCTTCTTGTTTTTTGCTGCAAATCCTCAAAGATTACTAAGAAGTCAAGAATGTCCAATCTTTATCTACTCTTTTAAGTAA
- a CDS encoding glutathione S-transferase family protein, with product MKLYEFAPTRSIRVRWVLQELGVEFEAISINMQAGEHRTPDFLTINPTGKLPVLIDGEHIITESVAIALYLGEKYPESNLVPTDLLLRAQLYRWLLFTATELEQPLWRIARHTFIYPEELRLPAEIPLARQDFTSMAVVLENHLLDRQFVVGEHVTVADFVLAYTLDWANEVQLLATFPTLVDYMERMYKRPKASGRIAAALASLNQTSQ from the coding sequence ATGAAACTCTATGAATTTGCTCCCACACGATCAATTCGGGTTCGCTGGGTTCTCCAGGAACTTGGGGTGGAATTTGAAGCAATCTCCATCAACATGCAGGCAGGTGAACACCGTACACCCGATTTTCTCACCATCAATCCCACTGGCAAGCTCCCTGTACTCATCGATGGCGAACATATCATCACTGAATCCGTAGCCATTGCTTTGTACCTCGGTGAGAAGTACCCAGAATCTAACCTGGTACCTACAGACTTGCTTCTGCGAGCACAGCTTTATCGTTGGCTCCTCTTTACTGCCACCGAATTGGAACAGCCGCTATGGCGTATCGCTCGCCACACGTTTATATACCCAGAAGAGTTGAGATTGCCTGCTGAAATACCTCTCGCTCGGCAAGACTTCACCAGTATGGCTGTCGTTTTAGAGAACCATCTGTTGGATCGGCAGTTTGTAGTGGGTGAACACGTCACAGTGGCTGATTTTGTGCTTGCTTACACACTGGATTGGGCGAACGAAGTTCAGCTACTCGCCACTTTCCCCACGCTGGTGGACTACATGGAACGAATGTACAAACGACCAAAGGCATCTGGGCGAATCGCAGCTGCACTTGCAAGTCTCAATCAGACCTCACAATAA
- a CDS encoding VOC family protein: MSTQIFVNLPVKDLQQSIEFFTKLGFQFNAQFTDETATCMIVSETIFVMLLTHEKFKTFTPNPICDATKSTEVLTCLSVESREKVDRLVREAVAADGTTYNEPQDHGFMYAHGFQDLDGHIWELIYMEPEATHPVEAEREGAGV, translated from the coding sequence ATGAGTACTCAAATTTTTGTCAACCTACCCGTCAAAGATCTCCAGCAATCGATTGAGTTTTTCACAAAACTTGGCTTTCAGTTCAACGCCCAATTTACCGATGAAACAGCCACCTGCATGATTGTGTCCGAAACCATCTTTGTGATGCTTTTGACGCATGAGAAATTCAAAACATTCACGCCGAACCCGATTTGCGATGCCACAAAAAGTACTGAAGTGTTGACGTGCTTATCAGTTGAGAGCCGAGAAAAAGTGGATCGGCTGGTTCGTGAAGCCGTTGCTGCTGATGGCACAACCTACAACGAACCTCAAGACCACGGATTTATGTACGCGCATGGATTTCAGGATTTAGATGGTCACATTTGGGAACTGATTTACATGGAACCCGAAGCAACCCATCCAGTTGAGGCTGAAAGGGAAGGAGCAGGAGTGTGA
- a CDS encoding RNA polymerase sigma factor, with translation MASIPKTDVAQAIAALYRTEWGRIVAILIRLVGDFDVAEEAAQAAFTAAVNQWESDGIPDRPRAWIIRTARYKAIDRLRRRTKLTEKLEWYAASGLIPSTEEPTYDSDEIGDDRLRLIFTCCHPALATETQVALTLRMLGGLETDEIARAFLIPTATMAQRLVRAKRKIRDAGIPYKVPETTDLAPRIEAVLTVIYLIFNEGYAATKGDAIVRADLCIKAIRLGQLVRQLLAPKPPSEVTALVALMLLHDSRRNARLDEAGDLILLEDQDRSRWNHLQIAEALPLVEEALLFGTGVYALQAAIAALHCQATRAEETDWAQIVRLYEVLERLQPSPIVTLNRAVAIAMADSPQAAFGLIDSLAPELDSYHLFHATRADLFRRVGALEEATQSYTRALELVTNDSERRFLERRLREVQPNIQSG, from the coding sequence ATGGCTTCAATCCCAAAAACAGATGTGGCTCAAGCAATTGCTGCCCTTTATCGAACTGAATGGGGGCGCATTGTCGCTATTCTGATTCGCCTGGTCGGAGATTTTGATGTAGCTGAAGAAGCTGCACAGGCAGCATTTACAGCGGCAGTGAATCAGTGGGAAAGCGACGGTATTCCCGATCGTCCCCGTGCCTGGATTATCCGAACTGCCCGGTACAAGGCGATCGATCGCCTCCGACGACGCACGAAACTGACAGAAAAACTGGAGTGGTATGCGGCATCTGGCTTAATTCCATCCACTGAAGAACCAACCTATGACAGTGATGAAATTGGAGACGATCGCCTGCGATTAATCTTTACCTGCTGTCACCCGGCACTGGCAACGGAAACTCAAGTAGCGTTGACCCTCCGAATGTTGGGTGGACTGGAAACCGACGAAATTGCCCGCGCCTTTCTTATACCGACTGCAACAATGGCACAGCGGTTAGTTCGTGCTAAACGCAAAATTCGAGACGCAGGCATTCCTTACAAAGTACCTGAGACGACTGATCTCGCTCCCCGGATAGAGGCAGTCCTGACAGTCATCTATCTCATCTTCAATGAAGGCTATGCCGCAACTAAAGGAGATGCGATCGTGCGGGCTGACCTCTGCATCAAAGCGATTCGCTTGGGGCAACTGGTGCGGCAATTGCTGGCACCCAAACCCCCATCTGAAGTCACAGCACTGGTGGCGCTGATGTTATTGCACGATTCGCGGCGCAATGCGCGTCTAGATGAGGCAGGCGATTTGATTTTGCTAGAAGATCAGGATCGCAGTCGTTGGAACCATCTACAGATTGCTGAGGCGTTACCTTTGGTAGAGGAAGCGTTGCTCTTTGGAACCGGAGTGTATGCCCTGCAAGCGGCGATCGCAGCCCTCCATTGTCAGGCAACCCGCGCCGAAGAAACAGACTGGGCGCAGATCGTGCGGCTCTATGAGGTGTTGGAACGCTTGCAGCCCTCACCCATTGTGACCTTGAACCGAGCAGTGGCGATCGCAATGGCAGACAGTCCTCAAGCCGCATTTGGACTGATTGATAGCCTTGCTCCAGAACTGGACAGCTATCATCTCTTTCATGCCACCCGTGCAGATTTATTCCGGCGTGTTGGAGCATTAGAGGAAGCGACCCAGAGCTATACACGGGCACTAGAGTTAGTGACAAATGACAGTGAGCGTCGTTTTCTGGAACGTCGGTTGCGCGAAGTTCAACCTAACATTCAGTCCGGCTAA
- a CDS encoding YciI family protein has product MKYLLLIYMDENAMSDTEREHCYGESAQLAQDLHTQGQFLATAPLHPVATATSVQVRDGKSLVTDGPFAETREQLGGFFLVNAQDLDEAIAIATRIPGAKVGTVEIRPVIEVAGLPAQP; this is encoded by the coding sequence ATGAAATATTTGCTGCTGATTTATATGGACGAAAACGCCATGAGCGACACCGAGCGGGAGCATTGCTATGGGGAATCTGCCCAACTCGCCCAGGACTTGCATACTCAAGGACAATTTCTGGCGACGGCTCCACTCCATCCTGTTGCAACCGCAACCAGTGTCCAAGTCCGTGATGGCAAATCACTCGTGACCGATGGACCATTTGCCGAAACCCGCGAACAATTGGGTGGATTCTTCCTCGTTAATGCTCAGGATTTGGATGAAGCCATTGCGATCGCCACCCGCATCCCAGGTGCAAAAGTCGGCACCGTCGAAATCCGTCCTGTCATCGAAGTTGCGGGACTACCAGCACAGCCCTGA
- a CDS encoding VOC family protein, which yields MQNNSKITPCLWFDDQAEAAAQFYTSIFRNSKIVHVSRYGDAGQEMKGKPAGSVMTVSFELDGQPFTALNGGPAFKFNEAISFQIFCDTQADVDDYWQKLSAGGDETAQQCGWLKDKYGVSWQIIPRILIELLNHPDVATSQKVTTTMLQMKKIEIDELKRVAAD from the coding sequence ATGCAAAACAATTCCAAAATCACTCCCTGTTTATGGTTTGATGATCAAGCCGAAGCCGCCGCTCAGTTTTATACGTCGATTTTTCGCAATTCCAAAATTGTCCACGTCAGTCGATATGGAGACGCTGGACAGGAAATGAAAGGAAAACCAGCCGGATCTGTCATGACTGTCAGCTTTGAACTTGATGGTCAGCCGTTCACAGCACTCAACGGTGGGCCGGCCTTCAAATTTAACGAGGCGATTTCCTTCCAAATCTTTTGCGATACCCAGGCGGACGTGGACGATTACTGGCAAAAATTGTCTGCCGGTGGGGATGAAACCGCACAGCAATGCGGCTGGCTCAAAGACAAATACGGTGTCTCCTGGCAAATTATTCCTCGCATTCTGATTGAGTTACTCAACCACCCCGATGTGGCAACCTCTCAAAAAGTGACCACTACCATGCTGCAAATGAAGAAGATCGAGATTGATGAACTCAAACGTGTCGCTGCTGATTAG